A section of the Ornithinimicrobium sufpigmenti genome encodes:
- a CDS encoding zinc-dependent alcohol dehydrogenase → MRAMVYRGPYKIRVEEKPKPRVEHPNDAIIRVVMGAVCGSDLHLYHGMMPDTRVGTTFGHEFIGVVDEVGPSVQNLKPGDRVMVPFNVFCGSCYFCARGLYGNCHNVNANATAAGGMYGYSHTAGGYDGGQAEYVRVPFADVGPMVIPDWLDDEDAVMLTDALPTGYFGAQLGSIAEGDAVVVLGAGPVGLFAARSAWLMGAGRVIVVDHLDYRLEMARTFAHAETVNFAEHDDVVVHLKRTTDHLGADVVIDAVGAEADGNFLQHVTAAKLKLQGGSPIALNWAIDAVRKGGTVSVMGAYGPMFSAVKFGDAFNKGLTLRMNQCPVRRQWPRLLEHIQAGHFKPNDIVTHRIPLEHVGEAYHLFSAKLDNIVKPLIVMDPA, encoded by the coding sequence GTGCGCGCCATGGTCTACCGCGGTCCCTACAAGATCCGGGTCGAGGAGAAGCCCAAGCCCCGGGTCGAGCACCCCAACGACGCCATCATCCGGGTGGTCATGGGCGCGGTCTGTGGCTCCGACCTGCACCTCTACCACGGGATGATGCCCGACACCCGGGTCGGCACGACCTTCGGGCACGAGTTCATCGGGGTCGTCGACGAGGTCGGCCCCTCGGTGCAGAACCTCAAGCCCGGGGACCGGGTGATGGTGCCGTTCAACGTCTTCTGCGGCAGCTGCTACTTCTGCGCCCGCGGCCTCTACGGCAACTGCCACAACGTCAACGCCAACGCCACCGCCGCCGGGGGGATGTACGGCTACTCCCACACCGCCGGCGGGTATGACGGTGGCCAGGCGGAGTACGTCCGGGTGCCGTTCGCCGACGTGGGCCCGATGGTCATCCCGGACTGGCTGGACGACGAGGACGCGGTGATGCTCACCGACGCCCTCCCCACCGGCTACTTCGGCGCCCAGCTGGGCAGCATCGCCGAGGGTGACGCGGTGGTCGTGCTCGGCGCCGGGCCGGTCGGGCTCTTCGCCGCCCGCTCCGCCTGGCTCATGGGCGCCGGCCGGGTCATCGTCGTGGACCACCTGGACTACCGGCTGGAGATGGCCCGGACCTTCGCCCACGCCGAGACGGTCAACTTCGCCGAGCACGACGACGTCGTGGTCCACCTGAAGCGAACCACGGACCACCTGGGCGCCGACGTGGTCATCGACGCGGTCGGGGCCGAGGCCGACGGCAACTTCCTCCAGCACGTCACCGCGGCCAAGCTCAAGCTGCAGGGCGGCTCGCCGATCGCGCTGAACTGGGCGATCGACGCGGTCCGCAAGGGCGGGACCGTCTCGGTGATGGGCGCGTACGGGCCGATGTTCAGCGCGGTGAAGTTCGGTGACGCCTTCAACAAGGGGCTCACGCTCCGGATGAACCAGTGCCCCGTGCGCCGGCAGTGGCCGCGGCTGCTCGAGCACATCCAGGCCGGCCACTTCAAGCCCAACGACATCGTGACCCACCGCATACCGCTGGAGCACGTGGGGGAGGCCTACCACCTGTTCTCAGCCAAGCTCGACAACATCGTCAAGCCGCTCATCGTCATGGACCCCGCATGA
- a CDS encoding DUF1360 domain-containing protein, producing the protein MTQGHVARGRFERAVRAVLRQPADDDRPLVGYAALGAGYAVTAAAALAASARNGTTGRPVSSGDLALITVATHRLSRLITKETVTAPLRARFTTPVGPGMASEMLEEVSTDPRHDPFSHAVGELLTCPFCMAQWCATALVGAHLVAPRQARLVTSVLTAVAGADALHYVYASLDRLPKPSD; encoded by the coding sequence ATGACCCAGGGGCACGTGGCCCGGGGACGGTTCGAGCGGGCGGTCCGCGCCGTGCTGCGGCAGCCGGCCGACGACGACCGCCCACTCGTCGGGTATGCCGCGCTCGGCGCCGGGTATGCCGTGACGGCTGCCGCTGCCCTGGCCGCGAGCGCGCGCAACGGCACGACCGGCAGGCCGGTGTCCTCCGGTGACCTGGCGCTCATCACCGTGGCCACCCACCGCCTGAGCCGGCTGATCACCAAGGAGACGGTCACCGCGCCCCTGCGGGCGCGGTTCACCACGCCCGTGGGGCCAGGCATGGCGTCGGAGATGCTGGAGGAGGTGAGCACCGACCCCCGGCACGACCCGTTCTCGCACGCCGTGGGGGAGCTGCTCACCTGTCCGTTCTGCATGGCGCAGTGGTGCGCGACGGCGCTGGTGGGCGCCCACCTGGTGGCGCCCCGCCAGGCTCGCCTGGTCACCTCGGTGCTGACCGCGGTGGCCGGGGCCGACGCCCTGCACTACGTCTACGCCTCGCTGGACCGGCTGCCCAAGCCCTCCGACTGA
- a CDS encoding esterase/lipase family protein produces the protein MTSVSQLARNAWAWVLDYRYVVYWQARGLLDRTDPADYLDPAATAPPVLLLPGIYERWQFLRPVADLLRDKGHPVHVLTRLRWNTAPVAASAEHVAAYLQEHDLREVLVVAHSKGGLIGKYAMLRADPEARIARMIAVATPFAGSRYAQYFLARSIRAFSPQDRTVRMLGAQLEVNTRITSIWGAFDPHIPGGSRLEGATNVPLRTSGHFRIVADPELLEAVRRAAAAPGGQSEGLGSRSSEA, from the coding sequence ATGACTTCTGTCAGTCAGCTGGCCCGCAACGCCTGGGCCTGGGTGCTCGACTACCGGTATGTCGTGTACTGGCAGGCTCGCGGCCTGCTGGACCGCACCGATCCGGCTGACTACCTGGATCCAGCCGCGACCGCTCCCCCGGTCCTGCTGCTGCCGGGGATCTACGAGCGGTGGCAGTTCCTGCGTCCGGTGGCGGACCTGCTGCGGGACAAGGGCCACCCCGTGCACGTCCTGACCCGGTTGCGCTGGAACACCGCACCCGTCGCCGCGAGCGCCGAGCACGTGGCCGCCTACCTGCAGGAGCACGACCTGCGCGAGGTGCTCGTGGTGGCACACAGCAAGGGCGGCCTGATCGGCAAGTACGCGATGCTGCGCGCCGACCCGGAGGCGCGGATCGCCCGGATGATCGCGGTCGCCACCCCGTTCGCGGGCTCCCGCTACGCGCAGTACTTCCTGGCCAGGTCGATCCGGGCCTTCTCCCCGCAGGACCGGACGGTCCGCATGCTCGGCGCCCAGCTCGAGGTCAACACCCGGATCACCTCGATCTGGGGCGCCTTCGACCCGCACATCCCCGGCGGCAGCCGGCTGGAGGGCGCGACCAATGTCCCGCTGCGCACGTCCGGCCACTTCCGGATCGTCGCGGACCCGGAGCTGCTGGAAGCCGTCCGACGCGCCGCCGCGGCGCCGGGCGGTCAGTCGGAGGGCTTGGGCAGCCGGTCCAGCGAGGCGTAG
- a CDS encoding alpha/beta fold hydrolase — translation MHWRTVEEFRHGDRSMLVKRPQGDSGTGQQFVLVHGIGVASRYYTRLARALALSGGVHVLELAGFGGAPRPERPLSVEEHAALLNAYVVSAGLDQPVLVGHSMGVQIVVEAALQEPGLHPSVVGIGGVVDPSARTALRQATRLGLDTLRETPLANYAVLRDYARTGPRWYLKNVPIMLGYRLEEALPRLQVPLLLLRGARDPIATQPWAEQMQRLAPDARLVTVPGAAHVAMYTHARDVAEAILAHAWVVARPPSP, via the coding sequence ATGCACTGGAGGACGGTCGAAGAGTTCCGCCACGGGGACCGCTCCATGCTGGTGAAGCGTCCGCAGGGTGACTCCGGCACGGGCCAGCAGTTCGTGCTGGTGCACGGCATCGGGGTCGCGTCCCGCTACTACACCCGGCTGGCGCGGGCGCTGGCCCTGTCCGGCGGCGTGCACGTCCTCGAGCTCGCAGGCTTCGGTGGGGCACCCCGCCCCGAGCGCCCACTGTCCGTCGAGGAGCACGCGGCCCTCCTCAACGCCTACGTCGTCTCGGCCGGACTGGACCAGCCGGTGCTGGTCGGTCACTCGATGGGGGTGCAGATCGTGGTGGAGGCGGCGTTGCAGGAGCCTGGGCTCCACCCCAGCGTGGTCGGCATCGGCGGCGTCGTCGACCCCTCGGCCCGCACCGCCTTGCGTCAGGCGACGCGACTCGGGCTGGACACGCTGCGCGAGACGCCGCTGGCCAACTATGCGGTACTGCGCGACTACGCGCGGACCGGCCCACGGTGGTACCTGAAGAACGTGCCGATCATGCTCGGCTACCGCCTGGAGGAGGCGCTCCCCCGGCTGCAGGTCCCCCTGCTCCTCCTGCGAGGGGCCCGTGATCCGATCGCCACCCAGCCCTGGGCCGAGCAGATGCAACGGCTGGCCCCGGACGCCCGGCTGGTCACCGTCCCTGGGGCCGCGCACGTGGCCATGTACACCCACGCGCGCGACGTGGCCGAGGCGATCCTGGCGCACGCGTGGGTCGTCGCCCGCCCGCCCTCGCCATGA
- a CDS encoding cytidylate kinase family protein, translated as MAKKARKDRGTLSSGQVVSYALGDVANNLTFLMTSMFLMVYMTDIAGLSAGVAGTIYGVTKIWAGVADLIAGQTVDRFDTRWGRLRPWLLFGSTPLAIVFVLLFSVPAGLSPTLTVAWIFLLDALFQLAYSFVNIPYGSLSAAMTQDSVDRSKLSGARSIASALTGVLLSAVVAPQFNDTSGDNVRLQFTLTTAALGVLAVVLYLICFKNSKEVVPRSATKISFKRTLTMIRHNRPLIVLCLAAFFLLAAIFTMNAVGLYYARYVLGNAGYFTFLALAQTVGTVLIASLVPGITTRYGKRNGYIGASMVIILAFVLVYFVPEGNLAIGILAWFLMGIGSGGTNALMFSMQADTVDYGEWKTRLRAEGGSYSILSFIRKCGQGIGGWAAAALIGAFGYVGQAETQTDSAIEGIRLATGVLPAGLAVLAMIIMFWYNLDGDEHRRIVRDLNSRRSAGAVSTSYGVDTDRVKIPALGDSRDLLLRPRDRGTLPVVTIFEREGAGASDIGPAVAKELGVKWVDQAFSSDQVAEVDTRALFSDSAFQRWLRTLSYTGTQDADLARARDVAEDHSLAERNRLDLLTLARDGAVIRGRNGAYVLGRAVGSLHVRLTAPMEMRIERVMHKTGLERHAAESRIAVEDRVRAEMSKNLYQWDPHTDESYDLVINTGTVTYKQVVEMIVAYYRSKYPETDPAAASQPTADDPTDASPS; from the coding sequence ATGGCGAAGAAGGCGCGCAAGGATCGCGGGACGCTGAGCAGTGGGCAAGTCGTCTCCTACGCGCTGGGAGACGTCGCGAACAACCTGACGTTCCTGATGACCTCGATGTTCCTCATGGTCTACATGACCGACATCGCCGGTCTGTCGGCCGGCGTGGCCGGCACCATCTACGGCGTCACCAAGATCTGGGCCGGCGTCGCCGACCTCATCGCCGGTCAGACCGTCGACCGGTTCGACACCCGCTGGGGCCGCCTGCGCCCGTGGTTGCTCTTCGGCAGCACCCCGCTGGCCATCGTCTTCGTGCTGCTGTTCAGCGTGCCCGCGGGGCTGAGCCCCACCCTGACGGTCGCCTGGATCTTCCTGCTCGACGCGCTCTTCCAGCTCGCCTACTCCTTCGTCAACATCCCCTACGGCTCGCTGTCGGCCGCGATGACGCAGGACTCGGTGGACCGGTCCAAGCTGTCCGGAGCCCGGTCGATCGCCAGCGCCCTGACCGGTGTGCTCCTCTCGGCGGTCGTCGCCCCGCAGTTCAACGACACCAGCGGCGACAACGTCCGGCTCCAGTTCACCCTGACCACGGCCGCGCTGGGCGTGCTGGCGGTCGTGCTCTACCTCATCTGCTTCAAGAACAGCAAGGAGGTCGTGCCGCGCAGCGCGACCAAGATCTCGTTCAAACGCACCCTGACGATGATCCGGCACAACCGGCCGCTGATCGTGCTGTGCCTGGCCGCCTTCTTCCTGCTCGCCGCGATCTTCACGATGAACGCCGTCGGGCTGTACTACGCCCGGTACGTCCTCGGCAACGCCGGCTACTTCACCTTCCTCGCGCTGGCCCAGACGGTCGGCACGGTGCTGATCGCCTCGCTCGTCCCGGGCATCACCACCCGCTACGGCAAGCGCAACGGGTACATCGGGGCCTCGATGGTCATCATCCTGGCCTTCGTCCTCGTCTACTTCGTGCCCGAGGGCAACCTGGCCATCGGCATCCTGGCCTGGTTCCTCATGGGCATAGGGTCCGGCGGCACCAACGCGCTGATGTTCTCCATGCAGGCCGACACGGTCGACTACGGCGAGTGGAAGACCCGGCTGCGGGCCGAGGGCGGCTCCTACTCGATCCTGTCCTTCATCCGCAAGTGCGGCCAGGGTATCGGCGGCTGGGCGGCTGCCGCCCTCATCGGCGCCTTCGGGTACGTGGGCCAGGCCGAGACCCAGACCGACAGCGCGATCGAAGGGATCCGGCTGGCCACCGGCGTGCTTCCCGCGGGCCTGGCGGTGCTCGCCATGATCATCATGTTCTGGTACAACCTCGACGGCGACGAGCACCGCAGGATCGTGCGCGACCTCAACTCCCGCCGCTCCGCCGGTGCGGTCAGCACCTCGTACGGCGTCGACACGGATCGGGTCAAGATCCCCGCCCTCGGCGACTCCCGCGACCTGCTGCTGAGGCCGCGGGACCGAGGCACCCTGCCGGTGGTGACCATCTTCGAGCGGGAGGGCGCCGGCGCCTCGGACATCGGGCCCGCCGTCGCCAAGGAGCTCGGGGTGAAGTGGGTGGACCAGGCGTTCAGCTCCGACCAGGTCGCCGAGGTGGACACCCGTGCGCTGTTCTCCGACAGCGCCTTCCAGCGCTGGCTGCGCACGCTGTCCTACACCGGCACGCAGGACGCCGACCTAGCCCGTGCGCGGGACGTGGCCGAGGACCACTCGCTGGCCGAACGCAACCGGCTGGACCTGCTCACGCTGGCGCGGGACGGCGCGGTCATCCGCGGCCGCAACGGGGCCTACGTCCTGGGTCGGGCGGTCGGCTCGCTGCACGTCCGGCTGACCGCTCCGATGGAGATGCGGATCGAACGGGTCATGCACAAGACCGGTCTGGAACGGCACGCCGCCGAGTCCCGGATCGCCGTCGAGGACCGGGTGCGGGCCGAGATGTCCAAGAACCTCTACCAGTGGGACCCGCACACGGACGAGTCCTACGACCTGGTCATCAACACCGGGACCGTGACCTACAAGCAGGTCGTCGAGATGATCGTGGCCTACTACCGCAGCAAGTACCCCGAGACCGACCCGGCGGCGGCGAGCCAACCGACGGCGGACGACCCGACGGACGCCTCACCTTCGTGA
- a CDS encoding ankyrin repeat domain-containing protein, protein MMGHGTVRHGLRSRGVVVIGAGLILPLLLAACGDGAGAGTGDDAGSRSDVATAVDASAEADGVPELHQAVLADDHDRVVELLAGGADPDETGPDGATALHLAAFSSNPAHLTSLLEAGANPDEPHAVTGASALDQAVLNATDEPFYLLLEAGADPAVTDKNGGTPLHTAARTNAGWAILALLEAGADPSAETGGRTFQDDYWGYNPAILNDRARTERAQLIEWLEAHDIPVDPRAGQFREEG, encoded by the coding sequence ATGATGGGGCACGGGACGGTCCGGCACGGGCTGCGCAGCAGGGGAGTGGTGGTCATCGGTGCGGGGCTCATCCTGCCGCTCCTGCTGGCTGCGTGCGGCGACGGGGCAGGCGCCGGCACCGGCGACGACGCCGGCAGTCGCAGTGACGTGGCGACCGCGGTGGACGCGTCGGCGGAGGCCGACGGGGTGCCCGAGCTGCACCAGGCGGTGCTGGCGGACGACCACGACCGGGTGGTGGAGCTGCTCGCCGGCGGTGCCGACCCCGACGAGACCGGGCCGGACGGCGCCACCGCGCTGCACCTGGCGGCCTTCAGCAGCAACCCGGCCCACCTGACCTCCCTGCTGGAGGCCGGTGCCAACCCCGACGAGCCGCATGCGGTGACGGGCGCCAGCGCGCTGGACCAGGCGGTGCTGAACGCCACCGACGAGCCGTTCTACCTGCTGCTGGAGGCCGGGGCGGATCCGGCTGTGACGGACAAGAACGGCGGCACGCCGCTGCACACCGCCGCCCGCACCAACGCGGGGTGGGCCATCCTGGCGCTGCTGGAGGCTGGCGCGGACCCGTCGGCCGAGACCGGCGGCCGGACCTTCCAGGACGACTACTGGGGCTACAACCCGGCGATCCTCAACGACCGGGCGCGCACGGAGCGGGCCCAGCTGATCGAGTGGCTGGAGGCGCACGACATACCTGTCGACCCCCGCGCCGGGCAGTTCCGCGAGGAGGGTTGA